GATATTCCAAAAGATGTAACCGCTCAGATAGGTGAGTTTGATTATCCCGAAGAGATAAAGCTTGAAACATATAAACCTACCTATAAGGGCAATATGAGACAGATCAAAAAAGCTGTTGAAGCTATAGCGGAGGCTAAAAAGCCGGTTTTTTATCTTGGAGGCGGAATTGTAAGAAGTGGTGCTCACGAACTTGTTAGAGAATTGGTCTCCTTTACCGGTATTCCCGCTGTTGAAACCTTAATGGCAAGAGGTGTTTTAAGATATGATGATCCTATGCTTTTAGGCATGGTAGGAATGCATGGGACGTATGCTGCCAATATGGCGATGAGTGAAGCTGATCTTTTAATAGCACTAGGGCCTAGGTTTGATGATAGGGTTACCGGAAAGTTGTCTGAATTTGCCAAGTATGCAAAAATCATACATGTTGATATAGACCCTAGTAGTATAGGTAAATTGGTTCACGTAGATTATCCTATAGTTGGTGATTTGAAAAACGTATTAAAAGAGATGTTGCCATTGGCAAAAGAGAAAGTAAAAAGTGATAGATATGAGAGTTGGAGAGAGATACTAAAAAGATATCAAGAGTTGCATCCACTTACTTACGAAGATAGTGACAAAGTTTTAAAACCCCAATGGATTATTCAAAGAGTTGGTGAAAAGCTAAAAGGTAAAGCCAGAATTTCTACAGATGTTGGGCAACACCAGATGTGGGCGGCTCAGTTTTATCCTTTTACAAGACCTAACGAATTTATAACAAGTGGTGGTCTTGGAACAATGGGTTTTGGCTTCCCTGCGGCAATTGGCGTTAAAAGGGGAGTTACGGATGAGATTTCTATAAATATTAGCGGGGATGGCTCTATTTTGATGAATATTCAAGAACTTATTACTGCTATTGAGTATAGATTGCCTGTTATTAATATAGTTTTAAATAACCATTATTTAGGAATGGTTAGGCAGTGGCAAACCTTTTTTTATGATAAAAGATATTCCCAAACCGATCTCTCTTTACAGCCCGATTTTGTAAAAGTAGCTGAGAGCTTTGGAGGTATAGGATATAGGGTGGAGACAAAAGAGGAGTTTGATGAGGCCTTAGAAGATGCAATAAGCAAAAATGTTGTAGCAATAATAGACGTTATAGTTGATAGATATGAAAATGTTCTTCCAATGGTTCCTGCTGGTGGATCATTATATAACATGCTTTTAGAATACAAAGATGAGGGATAAAAGATGGAAAGAAGAGTTATTTCGGTTTTAGTTCAGAATGAGCATGGAGTATTGTCGAGGATTTCTGGACTTTTTGCAGGAAGAGGGTACAATATCGAGACTTTGACGGTCGCTCCTATTCCAAATTCGGACTTTTCGAGACTTACCATAGTAACATCAGGTAGTCCAAGAGTAATTGAGCAGATAATAAAGCAGCTTCATAAACTTATACCTGTCTATAAAGTTATAGAACATGAAGAACTGATAGAAAAAGAGATGGTTTTGGCAAAAATTCCTCTTGGAGAGAGATTAGCGGATGTTGAAGCTTTATGCAAAGCATATAACGGAAGTATAGTAAATGTTGGTAAGGACGGTATTATCGTAATGGCCGCGGATGAACCCGGAAGAGTTAAAAACTTTATACATGCTCTTGGCAATTTTAATCCAAAAGAGATAATAAGAGGCGGCGTAGTAGCTATTGAGAGATAGTTTTTTTGAGGAGTGGGTAAGTAATTAGTGTATTAGATATAGTTTATTGGAGATTAGTGAATTGAGTAATAAACTAACACTAACACTAAACAAGATAGGATAATAGATGAAACTAAGTTTTTTGGCAAAAGAGTTAAGCTTAAAGTTAGTTGGTGAAGATAAAGAGATCACAAAGATTCAAAGTCTTAAAAAGGCAGGTTTTAACGATCTGTCGTTTTTAGAAAACCAAAAATATTTAAAAGATTTAAAAGCTACAAAAGCTGCAGCGGTAATTTTGCAAGAAAAATATATACAAGAGCTTCCAAAAGGGGTATCGGCTCTAATAAGCGATGAGCCATATCTCTCTTTAGCGCATGCGACAAAATATTTTGCAAAGCCTCCCATTGAAGATAAGGGAGATGACCCAATCATCGAAGAGGGTGTGAAAATATATCCACATGTATATATTGGGAAAAATTCCAAAATTTCGAAAAATGTTGTATTAATGCCCGGTGTTTTTGTAGGTGACAATGTAGAGATTGGTGAAAACACTCTAATTTATCCCAACGTAACTATATATAAAGATTGTAAAATAGGTAAAAATTGCATCATACACGCAGGAACGGTAATAGGTAGCGACGGGTATGGATTTGCTCATACAAAAGATGGAAAACATATAAAAATCTATCAAAATGGGAATGTGATCATAGAAGATGAGGTGGAAATAGGAGCTAACTGTTGTATAGATAGAGCCGTATTTGACTCTACTATTATTAAAAAAGGAACAAAATTAGATAATCTTATTCAGGTTGCTCACAATTGTGAAGTTGGTGAAAACGTTCTTATGGCGGCTCAATCTGGACTATCAGGTTCTACTGTTCTTGGAAGAAATGTTGTTATGGGCGGACAAAGCGCGACTGCCGGACATTTAAAGATAGGAGATTTTGCAGTAATAGCCGCTAGAGGCGGTGTTACAAAATCTATAGAGGGCGGAAAGATATATGCTGGGTTT
This Nitrosophilus labii DNA region includes the following protein-coding sequences:
- the lpxD gene encoding UDP-3-O-(3-hydroxymyristoyl)glucosamine N-acyltransferase, with protein sequence MKLSFLAKELSLKLVGEDKEITKIQSLKKAGFNDLSFLENQKYLKDLKATKAAAVILQEKYIQELPKGVSALISDEPYLSLAHATKYFAKPPIEDKGDDPIIEEGVKIYPHVYIGKNSKISKNVVLMPGVFVGDNVEIGENTLIYPNVTIYKDCKIGKNCIIHAGTVIGSDGYGFAHTKDGKHIKIYQNGNVIIEDEVEIGANCCIDRAVFDSTIIKKGTKLDNLIQVAHNCEVGENVLMAAQSGLSGSTVLGRNVVMGGQSATAGHLKIGDFAVIAARGGVTKSIEGGKIYAGFPLMLHKEWLKLQAKLSQFLKKRGS
- the ilvN gene encoding acetolactate synthase small subunit, with translation MERRVISVLVQNEHGVLSRISGLFAGRGYNIETLTVAPIPNSDFSRLTIVTSGSPRVIEQIIKQLHKLIPVYKVIEHEELIEKEMVLAKIPLGERLADVEALCKAYNGSIVNVGKDGIIVMAADEPGRVKNFIHALGNFNPKEIIRGGVVAIER
- a CDS encoding acetolactate synthase large subunit encodes the protein MQQMTGARMVVEAMKRENVEVVFGYPGGAIMNVYDEVYKHRYFQHILTRHEQAAVHAADGYARATGKVGVAFVTSGPGFTNAVTGLATAYMDSIPLVVISGQVPMSMIGTDAFQEIDAVGISRPCTKHNFLVKDVKELPFILKEAFYLARSGRPGPVHVDIPKDVTAQIGEFDYPEEIKLETYKPTYKGNMRQIKKAVEAIAEAKKPVFYLGGGIVRSGAHELVRELVSFTGIPAVETLMARGVLRYDDPMLLGMVGMHGTYAANMAMSEADLLIALGPRFDDRVTGKLSEFAKYAKIIHVDIDPSSIGKLVHVDYPIVGDLKNVLKEMLPLAKEKVKSDRYESWREILKRYQELHPLTYEDSDKVLKPQWIIQRVGEKLKGKARISTDVGQHQMWAAQFYPFTRPNEFITSGGLGTMGFGFPAAIGVKRGVTDEISINISGDGSILMNIQELITAIEYRLPVINIVLNNHYLGMVRQWQTFFYDKRYSQTDLSLQPDFVKVAESFGGIGYRVETKEEFDEALEDAISKNVVAIIDVIVDRYENVLPMVPAGGSLYNMLLEYKDEG